The Syngnathus typhle isolate RoL2023-S1 ecotype Sweden linkage group LG1, RoL_Styp_1.0, whole genome shotgun sequence genome includes a window with the following:
- the clp1 gene encoding polyribonucleotide 5'-hydroxyl-kinase Clp1 has product MATEGVEKPGDDPLQPGKVGTRFDLEKETELRFEVEAGEAAEQVELELLTGMAEVFGSELNRNKKYTFGAGAKIAVFTWQGCSVNLYGKPEVAYVSKDTPMLLYLNTHAALEQMRKQAERDNERGPRVMVVGPTDVGKSTVCRLLLSYAVRVGRRPTLVELDVGQSGVSVPGTVSALCIERPADVEEGFSVQAPLVYHFGSTSPGTNIKLYNKLTSCLAEVFSQRCEVNRKASVGGCIINTCGWVKGSGYQALVHCASAFEVDVVLVLDHERLYNELKRDLPHFVRVVLLPKSGGVVERSKECRRDVRDEKIREYFYGFRGVSFYPFSYEVRFSDVRIYKIGAPSIPDSCLPLGMSQDDTQLKLVPVTPGRDLTYHVLSVSSAEDGEEGAKKGIVESPVCGFIVVTNVDTQAQVMKVLSPAPRPLPRHTLLIMDIRFMDTK; this is encoded by the exons ATGGCAACAGAAGGGGTAGAAAAGCCAGGTGATGATCCATTGCAACCAGGTAAAGTTGGCACCAGATTTGACCTGGAGAAGGAGACTGAACTTCGTTTTGAGGTGGAGGCAGGGGAGGCTGCAGAGCAGGTTGAGTTGGAACTCCTCACAGGAATGGCAGAAGTGTTTGGCTCAGAATTGAACCGGAACAAGAAGTACACTTTTGGAGCTGGTGCCAAGATTGCAGTCTTCACGTGGCAAGGCTGCAGTGTGAACCTATACGGGAAGCCAGAG GTGGCTTATGTGTCCAAAGATACTCCAATGCTGCTCTACCTGAACACTCATGCTGCGCTGGAACAGATGAGAAAACAGGCAGAGCGTGACAATGAAAGAGGGCCAAGg GTGATGGTGGTTGGACCTACAGACGTGGGCAAGTCGACGGTGTGTCGACTCTTACTGAGCTACGCTGTGAGAGTGGGCAGGAGGCCCACGCTGGTGGAACTGGATGTCGGCCAGAGCGGG GTGTCGGTCCCAGGGACAGTGTCGGCTCTGTGCATCGAACGTCCAGCAGATGTGGAGGAAGGCTTCTCAGTGCAGGCTCCCTTGGTCTACCACTTTGGATCCACTTCTCCAGGGACCAACATCAAACTTTACAATAAG TTGACATCCTGCCTAGCTGAGGTCTTTTCGCAGCGCTGTGAAGTGAACAGGAAGGCGAGCGTGGGTGGCTGTATCATCAACACATGTGGCTGGGTGAAGGGTTCTGGATACCAGGCTTTGGTCCACTGTGCCTCCGCCTTCGAGGTAGACGTGGTGCTGGTGCTGGACCACGAGAGGCTGTACAACGAACTAAAACGGGATCTTCCTCATTTTGTCCGCGTCGTGCTCCTGCCCAAGTCGGGGGGAGTGGTGGAGCGCTCCAAAGAGTGCCGACGCGACGTTCGGGATGAGAAAATCCGGGAATACTTCTATGGCTTCCGTGGAGTGTCCTTCTACCCTTTCTCATACGAAGTGCGTTTCTCTGATGTCCGCATCTATAAAATCGGGGCACCTTCCATCCCGGACTCATGCCTGCCCTTGGGAATGTCTCAGGATGACACTCAACTGAAGCTGGTTCCCGTGACACCAGGAAGAGATCTCACCTATCACGTGCTAAGTGTTAGCAGTGCAGAGGATGGAGAGGAGGGGGCAAAAAAAGGAATTGTGGAGAGTCCTGTGTGTGGCTTTATTGTAGTGACCAATGTAGACACACAAGCACAGGTGATGAAAGTCTTGTCCCCGGCACCCAGACCACTGCCCAGgcacacactgctcatcatGGACATACGTTTCATGGACACCAAATAA